The genomic region AATCGAAGAAGAATCCCTGCATCGAGTGATCAGCGACTACGTCGCAGGGATGACGGATCGATACGCGGAAAAGATCTACCAATCCCTTCCTTAATCTTCAAAAAATAGAATATTCCATTTTTTGAAGATAGGTCGACTCGTTCCTATTTTTTAGTCGGCGCGGGTTCCGGGGCGATCTTCGTGTCGACTTTCGTCGCCGCCGGTTTTGTTTCCGTTTTTTCCGGCTCCGGTTTCGAACAGTAGTTCAACACGATCATGATCGGAAACGGTCCGTCCGTGCAGAAGTTTAGGATTCCTACCTGAAGATTTCCGTCGTCGCCGATATTGATGGCCCCGATGCTCAAACCCTTTCCGGAATTGATCGCGCCGATGTTGATCCCGTAACCGTAATTAAAACCGCCGATATTGATTCCTAAACTTTCGTTGTTGATCAATCCGATGGTGGCGCCGCTACTTCCTCGGTTGTAGACTCCGCCGGTCACGTAATAACCTCCGTTGACTCCCCGGTTGTAAAATCCGATCTGAGCTCCGGCTCCGCCTTCTTCCACATTGTTCGCGATTCCGACTTGGATCGAAAGTCCTCCCTTTTTAGCGGAGTTATAAAGGAGACCGACCTGCGCGCCATAGGCTTTTCCTTCGGAGATATTGGCTCCTCCGACTTGAAGACCGATCAATCTTTCGCTGATCGTATTGACCGTGCCTACGTTGACCCCGTATAACTTTTTCACATCTCCGTGAAGAAGATTTACGTGAATGACTTCGGTTTCCGTTTTAACGGGAACTCGAACAAAGGAATGTTCGCTCGCAAATCCGGTCACACCGCAGGAAAAAAGAGAAAGGGAGAATCCGAGAATCGCGGAACGTTTACAATAAGTTTGGAATATTCTAAAATAATTGTGTTTCATGGTTATTTACAATAGTTGAATCCGATCATCACCGGAAAGGTTCCTTTTCCGCAAAAGTTGAGAAGTCCGAATTGCATCGTCGGCTCGTCGGTTTCGTTTTCACCCGAAGCGTTTACGACTCCGATATGAACCCCGGTTCCTCCGTTTAGAATTCCGATATTGATTCCGGAACCTCGAATGTTCAGAGCGCCGAAGTTAAAACCGCCCGCGTCCTCGTTTAAAATTCCTACGTTAACTCCCTTGGAATCGAAATTTATGGCGCCGATCATCAAACCTTTGGTAAAAAAGTTTCCGGCTCCGATCGTTACGTCGAAACCTTCTCTTTGTTCGCCGATGTTGACGATCCCGGCCTGCAAACCCTTCGAATCCCCCTTCACATAATTTACGATTCCCGCTTGGATTCCGGCGCCTTTGTTTTTCGCCGCGTTTACGATTGCGATCTGAGCCCCGTATGTTTTTTGATCGGAGAAGTTTACGATTCCGACTTGGCCGCCGATCATACTTTCTTCCACGATGTTCACGATTCCAATATTGGCTCCGGCCAGGTTTTTGAGTTCTCCATAAAGAAGATTGAATCGTAAAACCTCGGTTTCCGTTTTGGGAGGAATCCTGGTCGTGATTCGAGGTGTGACCGCAAAACCGCAGTTAGACGCAAAGATCCACGCGGAAAGAAACAATACGTAGGGAATGGATTTGATTTTGATTTTCATGATTTGAGCCGAAACGTGAGAGGTATTGGACCGTCGGAAAATCCGTTGTCAATATTATTTCGAACGAAAAGCGGATTCCGATTTCGGAAAAATACGCTTTGTCGCGGATTGGATTGGAAAGAATTTATTTAGAGTTCGGATCGGATATTTTGGCTCTTGTCAAATTTTTTGTTCGGACTCGAAGAGCAGTAGTTTACGAGGATCATCACGGGAAATAGGCCTTCTTTGCAGAAGTTTAGAATTCCGATTTGAAAATTTTCCTTCTCGCCGATATTTACAATGCCGATCGAAACACCGGAATCCTCTCCGTTCCAATTGATCAAACCTGCGTTCCATCCGTATCCATAGTTGAAAAGTCCTAAATTCAATCTACCACTCGCAAGATTGACGAGCCCGACTGAAAAACCTGCGTCACCTTTGATTCTTCTTTCGATACTCTCCGGAGTATCTCTCGGTTGTCGCCTTCCCGATTCCAAAAAGAAGTTCAGGTTGAAAATTCCGATTTTCAAAAGGGCAAAGGAGGGCCTTGAATTATTGATCGCACCAATTTGAATCCCGGTCGCGTTTTCCGCTCCGTTTACGATTCCGATCTGCAACCCGATTAGATCGTTTTGAACGGAATTCGCAATTCCAAGATTTAAGCCGTAAATATTCTTCGATTCTCCGTAGATCAGATTCAATCGAAGAACTTCGGTATTTGTATCGGACGGAAGTTTCGCAGTTGTTTTGGTGGTTAGGGCCACTCCGCAACAAAGGATCGCTGAATGTACGAAAATTATAAAACCGTAAAGTATGAATTTTTGAGTTAACTTCATTCATTTCCTCGAAAAGTTTCGAAGACTTTTAGGGGGAGAATTTGCATCGAAGTTTGACGTTACGCGAAAGTCGCGAGAATAATTTTCAATCTTGTTGAGCCGCTCGTGATCGGTTTATAGATCGTCCGTTAAGGCGCGCAACACTTTTTGGATATGAACACAGAGTTCTTCCACGTCTTCCTCGGTCGTGAACCGGCCCGTGGAAATTCGAATCGCTCGTAAGGCTTCTTCTTCGCTATAACCCATCGACAAAAGAGAAGGCGCGGGTTCTCTGGATCTGGATTTGCAAGAAGAACCCGTGGAAACAACAAAGCCCGATTCTTCCATTCCCATCATAAAGAAGTCCACGTCGTCCGTGGGGAGAATACAAAACGAAGTGCTCGAGATTCTGTTCGATTCCTTTCCGATCAGTTTGCAACCGCATTCTTCCAAAACGGATTCGATCCTTGTTTGGTAGTTTTTTAACATTTCGGAGATTCGATTTTGTTCGGGAATTCTTCGTTTTAGAACTTCAGAAAGCGCTAATATAGAAGGAGAGTTTTCGGTTCCGGCCCTGTGATTGTTTTCCTGATTCCCACCGTGAAAGATCGCGAACTCCTTTTCGGAAACCAAATCGGAGCGAACCCAGGTTCCGGACGCGCCCATACCCGCTCCGATCTTATGACCGGAAAACGTGAATCCGTCCAAAAGTTCGAAAGGGATTTCGAGTTTTCCGAAGGATTGCATCAGATCCGAAAAGAGCGGAGCCGAATACTTTAGAGAAATTGCATGTATTTTTTCCAGAGGTTGGATCACGCCGGATTCGTTGGCGACGTGCAGAACGAAAACGGGCGCGGAATTCTCCCGCAACAATTCTTCCAGATGATTTAAGTCGACTTCTCCGTTTGCAAGAGAACGAATCTTTCTAAACTCGAATCCGGCAAATTCAAGCGCGGAATACAGGGAAGAATGTTCCAAAGAGGATACGATCGCGGAACCTCCGAATTTTCCTCGGATTGCGTGTGCGAGAAGATGATTCGCCTCGGTTCCCGTGGAGGAAAAAACGAATTCTTTGGCGGGTTTTCCCGTATAAACTTCCAGAGTTTTGCGAGCCTCTTCGATCTTGCCCTGTCTTCCCAAAGAAAAACGGGTGGCGCCGGACGGGTTGTAAAAATCGGATAAGTAATCTTTTTGGATTTCCACGAGCACATCTTCAAAAGGAGGATGTGTCGCGTTGTAATCAAAATAACGAATCTTCTTCGACATAAAGTTCGTCCGCTTCCTCGTATCTTCCTTTTTTTCGGAGAACATAACGAAGAAGTTTTTTGCGGTCTTCCACGAGATCGCTTCTTCCGCTTCCGGTCACTCGATATGCCTTGTCGATCGTGTAAAGTTCGGTTTCGAGCTGTTGCAATTCGAGCAATGCGTTGTCGAGTTGTCCTTTTCGGATTTCGGAACGAACCGTCATCAGTCTGGATTCAAAGACGGAACCTTTATCCAAAAGATCGGACTTGGCCGCTTCTCTAAAATAAAAGATCGCTTTGTTAAAAAACGTAGGGTCCCGTTTTCCGAGTTGGTAGTTGAGTAAACCGCGCTTCATGAGCAATTCATCATATTCTACCGTTCCGGGATCGGAGAAGAATAGAAGTTTTTCCAAAATTCCGTCCGCTTCCAAAGGCGAAATCGAATTGAGTCCGGTTCTATAAATTCCGAACGCGAGAAGGTTCAGGGCTTTTTTAAAATCGTTCGCGTTTACTTTTATGTTTCTTTCCGAATCGATCGTAAAGGAATTGGATTTGATCTGCGACCAAACCCGCATTTGATTTTGTTTTTCGGTCAGAACGTTCTGCGGTTGATCGTCCGATCCGCAGGAAAAAAATGATTTCGGTTTTTTGATCTTCTCCATCGCGACTCGAACGGCTTCTTCCGTGTTTCGGATATAATCCGCGTAAGCGAGAAGAACCTCTTCGGGACGGCAAACGGCGAGGGCGGTCTTTTCGATTTTTTTGGGAACGCTGAAATCGGGACCGGAAAAGTTCAAAGCCCGTTTGTAAAAATCCAAGGCTTCGAGAACATTCGGAGACGTGATTCTCCAGTATTCTCCCGGATTAAAACTTCCCGTAAGAGGACTTCTGGATTTCGTCTTGGAAGAAAGTTTTTTCTCGCCCGATTCTTCGCTCATACCGGATTCTTTGAATCTCCAAACGGACATGGAATCCGTCCAAGAAGGTCTGTAAAGAACCGAATCTCTTTCACTGAGAGAATAATAATAAAGACAGGCTTCCCGCATCACGTTTAAATCGGGGATTCTTTCGCCTTGATCCTGATAAGCGACTTCCGTCTGCAAAATGGAATCTCCCTTTTCGATAAATTCTCCGGCCGTTTTTGGATCGTAACCCGGAGGTTGAATCATCAGGGCGAGTTTACTCAATAATTTATATCGATTGGGAAGAATCCACGCGGCGGCGAGCACCCAAACCGCGAGCAATAGGAATACATACCTTCGATTTTCTCGAATGTAAGTCAGCAAAGTTTCAGACGCTCCGGCATTGGAAAATTGATTCGACTCCTGGATGGATCGGTCGCAAAATGAAATTCCGGACCTATTGACGGGATGGTTCCTGATGTATGGAACATTCTTTTCAAATCTGTCCCGTTACCTGAATGAATCAAGCAAATAATAAAATCCCCCGTCGCGGGCTTTCCGGTTTCCATTCTGTTTCTTTTCGTTTCTTGGCTTTTTGTTTCTGTTTCTTTCCGATCGGCGTTTATTCTCAAACCGAATGCGAATATTCTCAGTCATCGGTCGAACCCGAGTTCTTTCTTTCACTCGCGTTCGAAAAACAAACCGACGCCGCGAGAATTCCTTCCCAGGAAAAATCCAAAAAAGCGTACGAAGAATCGATCGACTACTACGAACGTTATTTCCGTTGTTCGGAAGCGCTCAAACGACAGGTTTCTCCCGTTTCCAGAGTGGCGAAAGCGAACGTGCATTTTTTTCTCGGTCAATTTGAAAACGCCGAGAAGGACGCGGATGCGGCGATCGTTTCCGATCCGAATTTCAGAGACGCTTATATTTTAAAGGCGAGAATTTTCATTCGAATCGGAGAATTTCAGAAATCCAGCGATTATCTCGAAACGAATCTCAGCCGTTTTCCGGACGATTCGGATATTCTTTATCTTTTGGGTTCCTTGAATCAAGAACTGAAAAATTATCCGAGGGCGATTCTTTATCTTACTTCTCTCAGCGATTCGATTCGAAACCGGGAAGGAAATCCGAAATACAGATCCTTCGTGGATAAGTCCTTGGGTGAAATGTATTTTGCGAACGGTCAGACCAAAAAGGCTTTGTATTTTTTGTCCTCTTATCTTCAACAGAATCCGAGCGATATCACGACCCGATTGACCCTCGCCAAGATCTGGAATCAACTCGGTAAATTCTCCTCCGCAAGGAAGGAACTGAACAAGATCCTAAAGGCGAAAAAGAATCTTTCCTCCGTGGAACATCTTCTCGCCGAAATGTATTTTATCGAAAGTAAGGCGTCCGCATTCGAATATTTTAATATTCTCAATCAACAATCCAAAATTCCGAAGGGAAGCGTTTTGGAAGGATTGTATCTCGTTCTTTTGGGAAAATATTCCGAAGCGAAGAATCTTCTTCTGCCCGTTCGTGAAAAATTTCCAGGCCGTCTTGCGGTTCGTTTGGGAATGTTGGACGTCTATGAACGGGAGAAAAATCCGAACGTCTACGCAAAGGAACTCAAGGAAGTCGCCGAGCTCGTGTTCGGAATGCAACAGTTCGAACTCGCGGAGAGAACCGCCAATCGAGCGCTCGCGATTTCGGATAAGTCCTCCGTTTGGGAAGAAGCGGAGATCTATGATTTTCTCGCTTCCTGTCACGAACAATCCGGTTATGTGTATCGCGCGATTCTCATGTCTCGCAAGGCCGTGGAAAGGGTTCAAAAGGAAGAGGATAAACTCAAGTTTCAATTGCATCTCGCGTATCTTTTGAGAAACGATCCTCCCGGAAAACGGGAAGAAGCGGAAAGTATCATCCGCAACGTTCTCGAAACACAGCCGACCATGGCTTACGCAAGATATTTACTCGGAATCGTTCTGGCTTCGCGTGAAAAATACAAAGAGGCTTTGGAAGAATTCAACGCCGCGATCAAAACGGATTCCGCTAACGGAGTCTATTATTTCTACCGAGCATCGGTTTACGAGAAGTTGGAACAACAGGAATCGATGGAAATCGATCTGAAAAAATCCATTGAAATCGATCCCGGAAATCCGATGGCTTACAACTATTTGGGTTATTATCTTTCCGAAAAGGGAATTCGTTTGGAAGAATCCTTGGCTTTGGTTCAAAAGGCTGTGGAACTCGCGCCGGACAACGAAGCGTATCAGGACAGTCTCGGTTGGATTTTTTTCAAACTCGGGAATCACGACGAAGCTCTTTTGCATCTTCAACTCGCGTATCAGATCCTAAAGGACAAGGGAGAAGAGGATCCCGTCATTTTGGAACATATCGGAGACGTTTATAAGGAAAAAAGCCAAACACGCAACGCGACCGCGTATTGGGAAAAAAGCCTGAAGCTTTTTAAGAAGAAGGAAGATATTTCCAGAATTCAAAAGAAAATACAAACCGGTTCCTCCGAAAGTTCGGCGAATCGGAACGAAAAAACGGGAAAATAATCGTTTATGAAATTAATATTTTATTCTAATATTCTAATATGTTTGGTGGTTCTTTACGGATGTACGTCTCCGCAGATCGAGGAGATTAGTTTTCCGGATAAGGGAAACTTGAAGTTTCTTTCCTCCAAAAACCCGGATGCCGCCAAAATATTAAAATCGGTGCGCGATTTGGAAACGAAGAATTCCTCCTATTCGGGAGAATTTTCGATGCGGATAGAAAACTACGTTCCGAAAAAGGAAAGTTTTTCCGCGGACGGAAAGATCTACTACGATAAACCGAGCGGCAAAATGTATATCGAACTTTCCGATCCGTTTTTCGGGATGATCGTCTCGAGGGTGTTCACCGATGGAAACTCGATTCATATCAAAACCGCAAACGCAGGACCTCAGGTTCTTCCGATGGGAGATATTCTTTTGTCCGATCCGAGCGGTAAAAAACATTCCACGATTCCGTTTCCGGTTCTTTATTCTCTTTTGGCGAACAACAGTTCCGGACTTGCCGGAGACGATCCGACGTTCGTCAATCTTTCGGAAAAGGCGATTCTCGTCAAAAAACCGGGAGAGGATATCACCTTTTGGATGACCGATTTCGGAATCAGTTCCGTGGAACTTCTTTCCAAAAAAAGCAATCTGAAGGCGATCACAAAGGTGCAAGGAACGGTTTCGTTTCCGCCAAGAACGACGATCACAAGAATCGTCGAACCTACGACCAATCTGGATCGGAATAAGATAGAAATTAAAATGAAAAAGGTCGCACTTTCGGAGACGATTCCCGCTTCCAAATTTCAGTTCTAAAAAAGAAAGATCGAGGTTTACAACATTCTTTCCCGATTCATTTTGGAAGAATCAAACGAACGTTTCGGCGGATGATCCGAAACAAAAACGCATTCAAATTTTATAAACTAGGAGAGACGATGCTTTCTGAAGTAAGAAACAATCATATTTTGGAACTTTATATCGAGACCAACGAGGTGAACTCGTTGAACGGCGATTTTTTTAAAACGATTTCCGCGAAACTGGATTCTATTTCCAAGGACTCGACGATCAAGGCGGTGATCCTCACTTCCAAAAACGAAAAGTTTTTTTCCAACGGATTCAATCCCGAGATTTTTGTCGGCAAAACTCTTGCGGAAATTCAGGACGTTCTTCGTCTCGCGTTGGATACCGCTTCCAAACTTTTATTTTTAGAGAGACCTTTGATCTGTGCGATGAACGGACATTCGATGGGACTCGGCGCGGTGTATGCGATCTTTTGCGATTATAGAATTATGGTCGAAAAAAAGGGAAGACTCGGTTTTCCCGAATCCCAAATCGGAATCAACTTTCCTTCC from Leptospira kmetyi serovar Malaysia str. Bejo-Iso9 harbors:
- a CDS encoding cysteine desulfurase family protein yields the protein MSKKIRYFDYNATHPPFEDVLVEIQKDYLSDFYNPSGATRFSLGRQGKIEEARKTLEVYTGKPAKEFVFSSTGTEANHLLAHAIRGKFGGSAIVSSLEHSSLYSALEFAGFEFRKIRSLANGEVDLNHLEELLRENSAPVFVLHVANESGVIQPLEKIHAISLKYSAPLFSDLMQSFGKLEIPFELLDGFTFSGHKIGAGMGASGTWVRSDLVSEKEFAIFHGGNQENNHRAGTENSPSILALSEVLKRRIPEQNRISEMLKNYQTRIESVLEECGCKLIGKESNRISSTSFCILPTDDVDFFMMGMEESGFVVSTGSSCKSRSREPAPSLLSMGYSEEEALRAIRISTGRFTTEEDVEELCVHIQKVLRALTDDL
- a CDS encoding LA_2272/LA_2273 family lipoprotein, whose amino-acid sequence is MKHNYFRIFQTYCKRSAILGFSLSLFSCGVTGFASEHSFVRVPVKTETEVIHVNLLHGDVKKLYGVNVGTVNTISERLIGLQVGGANISEGKAYGAQVGLLYNSAKKGGLSIQVGIANNVEEGGAGAQIGFYNRGVNGGYYVTGGVYNRGSSGATIGLINNESLGINIGGFNYGYGINIGAINSGKGLSIGAINIGDDGNLQVGILNFCTDGPFPIMIVLNYCSKPEPEKTETKPAATKVDTKIAPEPAPTKK
- a CDS encoding tetratricopeptide repeat protein, which translates into the protein MNQANNKIPRRGLSGFHSVSFRFLAFCFCFFPIGVYSQTECEYSQSSVEPEFFLSLAFEKQTDAARIPSQEKSKKAYEESIDYYERYFRCSEALKRQVSPVSRVAKANVHFFLGQFENAEKDADAAIVSDPNFRDAYILKARIFIRIGEFQKSSDYLETNLSRFPDDSDILYLLGSLNQELKNYPRAILYLTSLSDSIRNREGNPKYRSFVDKSLGEMYFANGQTKKALYFLSSYLQQNPSDITTRLTLAKIWNQLGKFSSARKELNKILKAKKNLSSVEHLLAEMYFIESKASAFEYFNILNQQSKIPKGSVLEGLYLVLLGKYSEAKNLLLPVREKFPGRLAVRLGMLDVYEREKNPNVYAKELKEVAELVFGMQQFELAERTANRALAISDKSSVWEEAEIYDFLASCHEQSGYVYRAILMSRKAVERVQKEEDKLKFQLHLAYLLRNDPPGKREEAESIIRNVLETQPTMAYARYLLGIVLASREKYKEALEEFNAAIKTDSANGVYYFYRASVYEKLEQQESMEIDLKKSIEIDPGNPMAYNYLGYYLSEKGIRLEESLALVQKAVELAPDNEAYQDSLGWIFFKLGNHDEALLHLQLAYQILKDKGEEDPVILEHIGDVYKEKSQTRNATAYWEKSLKLFKKKEDISRIQKKIQTGSSESSANRNEKTGK
- a CDS encoding LA_2272/LA_2273 family lipoprotein: MKLTQKFILYGFIIFVHSAILCCGVALTTKTTAKLPSDTNTEVLRLNLIYGESKNIYGLNLGIANSVQNDLIGLQIGIVNGAENATGIQIGAINNSRPSFALLKIGIFNLNFFLESGRRQPRDTPESIERRIKGDAGFSVGLVNLASGRLNLGLFNYGYGWNAGLINWNGEDSGVSIGIVNIGEKENFQIGILNFCKEGLFPVMILVNYCSSSPNKKFDKSQNIRSEL
- a CDS encoding enoyl-CoA hydratase/isomerase family protein gives rise to the protein MLSEVRNNHILELYIETNEVNSLNGDFFKTISAKLDSISKDSTIKAVILTSKNEKFFSNGFNPEIFVGKTLAEIQDVLRLALDTASKLLFLERPLICAMNGHSMGLGAVYAIFCDYRIMVEKKGRLGFPESQIGINFPSVAGFMLKETVGITKARDLLYSGKGLKAEEAYEIGLIDEVASSSEDLLVRARKYCEQFKDMAIGSVTGIKVSLRDPVRMFAEHNAERDVKLLSEAVFSANGQEGMKSILERRRPVFQ
- a CDS encoding LA_2272/LA_2273 family lipoprotein; amino-acid sequence: MKIKIKSIPYVLFLSAWIFASNCGFAVTPRITTRIPPKTETEVLRFNLLYGELKNLAGANIGIVNIVEESMIGGQVGIVNFSDQKTYGAQIAIVNAAKNKGAGIQAGIVNYVKGDSKGLQAGIVNIGEQREGFDVTIGAGNFFTKGLMIGAINFDSKGVNVGILNEDAGGFNFGALNIRGSGINIGILNGGTGVHIGVVNASGENETDEPTMQFGLLNFCGKGTFPVMIGFNYCK
- a CDS encoding LolA family protein — translated: MKLIFYSNILICLVVLYGCTSPQIEEISFPDKGNLKFLSSKNPDAAKILKSVRDLETKNSSYSGEFSMRIENYVPKKESFSADGKIYYDKPSGKMYIELSDPFFGMIVSRVFTDGNSIHIKTANAGPQVLPMGDILLSDPSGKKHSTIPFPVLYSLLANNSSGLAGDDPTFVNLSEKAILVKKPGEDITFWMTDFGISSVELLSKKSNLKAITKVQGTVSFPPRTTITRIVEPTTNLDRNKIEIKMKKVALSETIPASKFQF